The Trinickia acidisoli genome includes a window with the following:
- the aroB gene encoding 3-dehydroquinate synthase translates to MITVNVDLGERSYPIRIGADLIGHTDLFAPHIAGSFVTIVTNETVEPLYGELLRAALAPLGKQVSTVVLPDGEVFKNWETLNRIFDGLLGGQADRKTTLIALGGGVIGDMTGFAAACYMRGVPFIQVPTTLLSQVDSSVGGKTGINHPLGKNMIGAFYQPQAVIADIGALRTLPERELAAGIAEIIKTAAIADAAFFEWLEQNIDALNRRDPDALAHAVKRSCEVKASVVSADERESGLRAILNFGHTFGHAIEAGLGYGEWLHGEAVGCGMVMAADLSVRLGHLDEAVRRRLVSVIAAARLPTRAPALGDTRYIDLMKVDKKAEAGAIKFILLKQLGETLMTDVPDHALRATLAACL, encoded by the coding sequence ATGATTACCGTCAACGTCGATTTAGGCGAACGCTCCTACCCGATCCGCATCGGCGCCGATCTGATCGGCCACACCGATTTATTCGCGCCGCACATCGCCGGCTCTTTTGTCACGATCGTCACGAACGAGACCGTCGAGCCCCTCTACGGCGAGTTGCTGCGCGCAGCGCTCGCGCCGCTCGGCAAGCAGGTATCGACGGTTGTCTTACCCGATGGCGAAGTGTTCAAGAACTGGGAAACGCTGAACCGAATCTTCGATGGGCTGCTGGGCGGGCAGGCCGACCGCAAAACGACGCTGATCGCGCTCGGCGGCGGCGTTATCGGCGACATGACCGGGTTCGCCGCGGCCTGCTACATGCGCGGCGTGCCGTTCATCCAAGTTCCCACGACGTTGCTGTCGCAGGTCGACTCGTCCGTGGGCGGCAAGACGGGCATCAATCATCCGCTCGGCAAGAACATGATCGGCGCGTTCTACCAGCCGCAAGCCGTCATTGCCGACATCGGCGCGCTGCGCACGCTGCCCGAGCGCGAACTGGCCGCCGGTATTGCCGAAATCATCAAGACCGCGGCGATTGCAGACGCCGCGTTCTTCGAATGGCTGGAGCAAAACATCGACGCGCTGAACCGCCGCGACCCTGACGCGCTCGCGCATGCCGTCAAACGGTCGTGCGAAGTGAAGGCGTCGGTCGTCTCGGCCGACGAGCGCGAGAGCGGGTTGCGGGCCATTCTGAACTTCGGCCATACGTTCGGTCATGCGATCGAAGCGGGGCTCGGCTATGGCGAATGGCTGCATGGCGAGGCCGTCGGGTGCGGTATGGTGATGGCCGCCGATCTGTCGGTGCGCCTCGGTCATCTCGACGAAGCCGTGCGCAGGCGGCTCGTTTCCGTGATTGCGGCGGCGCGGCTGCCGACCCGGGCGCCCGCGCTAGGCGATACGCGCTATATCGATCTCATGAAAGTCGACAAGAAGGCCGAGGCGGGGGCGATCAAGTTCATCCTGCTGAAACAACTGGGCGAGACGCTGATGACCGATGTCCCGGACCACGCACTGCGAGCGACGCTCGCCGCGTGCCTTTGA
- a CDS encoding shikimate kinase — MGAGKTTVGRAVARRLGRPFFDSDHEIEARTGARIPVIFELEGEVGFREREAQVIAEFTAREAIVLATGGGAVLRPENRAFLHDRGLVIYLRANPHDLWLRTRKDKNRPLLQTEDPKAKLEALYNERDPLYRECAHFIVETGRPSVNGLVNMVLMQLELAGITKQTQS, encoded by the coding sequence ATGGGGGCTGGCAAGACCACCGTGGGCCGCGCCGTGGCGCGCCGGCTCGGTCGGCCGTTCTTCGACAGCGACCATGAAATCGAGGCGCGTACGGGCGCGCGCATCCCCGTCATCTTCGAACTCGAAGGCGAGGTGGGATTTCGCGAGCGCGAGGCGCAGGTCATCGCCGAATTCACGGCTCGCGAGGCAATCGTGCTGGCGACGGGCGGCGGCGCGGTCCTGCGTCCGGAAAATCGAGCATTTCTTCACGATCGCGGGCTCGTCATTTATCTTCGGGCCAATCCGCACGATCTATGGCTGCGCACGCGCAAGGACAAAAATCGGCCGCTACTGCAGACCGAAGATCCGAAGGCCAAGCTCGAGGCGCTGTACAACGAGCGCGATCCGCTTTATCGCGAATGCGCGCATTTCATCGTCGAGACCGGGCGACCATCGGTCAACGGGCTCGTGAACATGGTGCTCATGCAGCTCGAGCTGGCCGGCATTACCAAACAGACACAGTCATGA
- a CDS encoding type IV pilus secretin PilQ: MSTPNLGSNAVAVALRAVIAFASAGATAQVAPLPPLPPAILADGAVEQAASPWPSVGEPPLDAEPSQDGGEELDVAPGFDASKPARAGAGAPYAAGERRSLAQAALDATPALEGPPVPLAPAPRMSEGAADGAAAGSEGDKPITMRFKNADLADVLDAFSRFTGLNIVASERARGRVSLSLVDVPWRTAFDTLLDAQGLAMSRRGNVVWVAPQAELAARERQRFETHARAADLEPLVSRTFALSYPRADEIQRLLTASGAQRVLSKRGAAMADARTNLLFVTDLKARLDQVAQLIDAIDKPNRQVLIEARIVEGERGFSRELGARLSMRSTGGAASGGPSGVDFQERGFAGGAQGAIHDMSARAIAGFEAATAGLTLFAAGATRLVTAELSALEAQGRGQIVSSPRVVTADRTKALVEQGTELPYQAKVRNGVSGVQFRRVSLKLEVEPRITPHGRVILDLDIAKDSVGKLTAGGPAIDTKHVRTRVEVEDGGTVSIGGIYESQDRDDVTRLPLLGKIPLLGALFRHRAVREQRSELVVFITPRVVAID; this comes from the coding sequence CCCAGCGTGGGCGAACCGCCCCTCGATGCCGAGCCGTCGCAGGACGGGGGCGAAGAATTGGACGTCGCGCCAGGTTTCGATGCATCGAAGCCGGCAAGGGCCGGCGCGGGCGCTCCCTATGCCGCCGGCGAGCGGCGTTCGCTTGCGCAGGCCGCACTCGACGCGACGCCTGCGCTCGAGGGGCCGCCCGTCCCGCTTGCGCCCGCCCCGCGCATGAGCGAGGGTGCCGCAGATGGCGCGGCCGCCGGATCCGAGGGCGATAAACCGATCACGATGCGTTTCAAGAACGCGGACCTCGCCGACGTGCTCGATGCTTTCTCCCGCTTCACGGGCTTGAACATCGTCGCGAGTGAACGCGCGCGCGGGCGCGTCTCGCTGAGCCTTGTCGACGTGCCTTGGCGTACCGCGTTCGACACGCTGCTCGACGCGCAGGGCCTGGCCATGTCGAGGCGCGGCAACGTCGTTTGGGTTGCCCCGCAGGCCGAGTTGGCGGCACGCGAGCGGCAGCGATTCGAGACGCATGCCCGCGCCGCCGATCTCGAGCCGCTGGTCAGCCGGACGTTTGCGCTGAGCTACCCCCGCGCCGACGAAATTCAGCGGCTGCTGACGGCGTCCGGCGCTCAGCGCGTGCTGTCCAAGCGCGGTGCTGCGATGGCCGATGCGCGGACGAACCTGCTGTTCGTCACCGACCTCAAGGCCCGCCTCGACCAGGTGGCGCAACTGATCGACGCAATCGACAAGCCGAATCGGCAGGTGTTGATCGAAGCGCGCATCGTCGAGGGAGAGCGTGGCTTTTCGCGGGAATTGGGCGCGCGCTTGTCCATGCGGTCGACGGGCGGCGCGGCGTCGGGCGGCCCGTCCGGCGTGGATTTCCAGGAGCGGGGATTCGCGGGCGGTGCTCAAGGCGCCATTCACGATATGTCGGCCCGCGCGATCGCGGGTTTCGAGGCCGCGACGGCGGGGCTTACCCTGTTTGCCGCCGGGGCGACCCGCCTCGTGACGGCGGAACTATCTGCGCTGGAGGCACAAGGTCGGGGGCAGATCGTATCGAGTCCGCGCGTCGTGACGGCGGATCGGACCAAGGCGCTCGTCGAGCAAGGCACGGAGTTGCCTTACCAGGCCAAAGTTCGCAATGGCGTGTCGGGCGTACAGTTTCGCCGGGTGAGCCTGAAGCTCGAGGTCGAGCCGCGTATCACGCCGCACGGACGCGTCATTCTCGATCTCGACATCGCGAAGGACAGCGTCGGCAAGCTGACGGCCGGCGGCCCCGCGATCGATACCAAACACGTGCGCACGCGCGTGGAGGTGGAGGACGGCGGGACGGTGTCGATCGGCGGCATCTACGAAAGCCAGGATCGCGACGATGTGACGCGCCTGCCGCTGTTGGGCAAAATACCCCTGCTGGGGGCGCTGTTCCGTCACCGGGCGGTGCGCGAGCAGCGCAGCGAACTCGTCGTTTTCATCACGCCGCGGGTCGTCGCGATCGATTGA